In the genome of Dethiobacter alkaliphilus AHT 1, one region contains:
- a CDS encoding TMEM165/GDT1 family protein, whose protein sequence is MLELFRAFILIFIAEMGDKTQILAMSFATRFPVKKVLLGIFLGSLLNHGLAVLLGSYIAEFVPVNVMAIIAGVIFIGFALWTLKTEGDNEEAEEPKISYGPVVTVALAFFIGEFGDKTQLAVITLATDATYPAGILAGAVLGMIVTGAIGIIVGKKLGHKIPEKAIQLVAASVFMLFGLIKLYEALPAKYLTMPNVFIFLGVLAILVAVILKKKAKRA, encoded by the coding sequence GTGCTTGAGTTGTTCAGGGCATTTATCTTGATTTTTATAGCGGAGATGGGGGACAAGACGCAGATTCTGGCCATGTCCTTTGCTACAAGATTTCCGGTAAAGAAAGTTCTTCTCGGGATTTTCCTGGGATCTTTGCTTAATCATGGATTGGCGGTATTGTTGGGGAGCTATATTGCAGAATTTGTCCCTGTTAACGTCATGGCAATTATCGCCGGTGTGATTTTTATCGGTTTTGCCCTTTGGACATTAAAAACTGAAGGGGATAATGAGGAAGCAGAAGAGCCGAAAATTAGTTATGGGCCGGTGGTAACAGTGGCTTTAGCATTTTTTATCGGCGAATTTGGGGACAAGACCCAACTGGCGGTTATAACACTGGCAACCGATGCCACCTATCCAGCGGGGATATTGGCAGGTGCTGTATTGGGCATGATTGTTACCGGAGCAATAGGTATCATAGTTGGAAAAAAATTAGGCCATAAGATTCCTGAAAAGGCAATTCAGTTGGTGGCCGCTTCGGTATTTATGCTTTTTGGCTTGATAAAGCTCTACGAAGCATTGCCGGCAAAATATCTCACTATGCCTAATGTCTTTATCTTTTTAGGTGTTCTTGCAATCTTGGTTGCAGTTATTTTAAAGAAAAAGGCAAAGAGGGCTTGA
- a CDS encoding type II toxin-antitoxin system prevent-host-death family antitoxin, with protein sequence MPSIRPITDLRNTTEISELCHSKKEPIFITKNGYGDLVIMSIETYEREIALADVYKKLAIAESQIKNGELLDGDEVFAKLRSKYGK encoded by the coding sequence ATGCCAAGTATTAGGCCTATAACTGACTTACGGAATACAACGGAAATATCTGAGCTTTGTCATAGCAAGAAAGAGCCGATTTTTATCACTAAAAATGGATATGGCGATCTTGTTATCATGAGCATTGAAACCTATGAGAGAGAAATAGCGCTGGCTGATGTATATAAAAAATTGGCTATTGCAGAGAGCCAAATTAAAAATGGCGAGTTACTTGATGGTGATGAGGTTTTCGCAAAACTAAGGTCCAAGTATGGAAAGTAA
- a CDS encoding chemotaxis protein CheB, whose protein sequence is MFSKKQSGTREETQLSHKDSDNHGEAVHMDGFPIVAIGASAGGLEALETFFFNLPEDTGIAMSFIVVQHMPPDYKSILSELLKQYTNLQVHEAEDGMAVAPNSVYVIPANTELTIRGGRLYLSEPGRPRGLCLFVDILFRSLAQEQKERSVCIVLSGAGTDGTLGLKAVKDEGGMAMAQDPDTAAYKSMPRNAIESGLVDYVLSPDEMPEYLIAYIQHSFGKGKKLARLLSRNDTDSLQQILTLIHAHTGHDFSGYKQSTIVRRIERRLAVNLIENQDDYLSYLEQNPMEVEALFRELLVGVTRFFRDPEAYAALTEKVLPRLFENKRPGDSIRIWVPACSTGEEAYSLAILLQEYLQGMKKHYKVQIFATDIDSGAIEYARTGLYPEGIAADVSPERLKRFFTWDPGSNTYQVGKTIRSMLVFAEQNATGDPPFSRLDMISCRNLLIYMDNELQKKVLHLFHYALNHSGFLFLGTSETISEFGDFFETVDRKWRLYQSKGIMALHSVPKNFLSPLIKKCSQNKAILKDGKSSFRELVENALLQQFSPPSVVTDTNGDILYIHGRTGKYLEPAQGEGSLNILKMAREGLKLELNAAIRKVVVQKEPIHIPGLQVMGNGENTRVNVTVSPVFEGISALSSLIMVVFQEVVLPEICDKWKEVAATGETVADERVFALERELRNKEEYLQTVIEELETSNEELQSTNEEFQSVNEELETSKEELQSLNEELMIVNAELQKKIDELSCSNNDMNNMLAGTGVGTVFVDHELRIKRFTPVATQLINLIHADLGRPITHIVSNIMNYHNLGEDVQEVLDTLRPKEVQVRTKSEKWYLMRILPYRTSQNAIEGAVINFIDFTEQKMFQRMNRLAVVVRDSNDAVTMQDFEGRILAWNPGAEKIYGWSEQEALSMNIRDTIPESERENALKIIKQLAENKRLEPFQARRITRDGHVVEVCMTATVLLNEKGERYAVATTERLAGE, encoded by the coding sequence ATGTTTTCCAAAAAGCAATCCGGCACGAGGGAAGAAACTCAGCTGAGTCATAAAGATTCTGATAACCATGGGGAAGCCGTACATATGGATGGCTTCCCCATTGTCGCCATTGGTGCTTCGGCCGGAGGGCTGGAGGCGCTGGAAACGTTTTTTTTCAACCTGCCTGAAGATACGGGAATAGCAATGTCTTTTATTGTGGTTCAGCACATGCCGCCCGACTACAAAAGCATTTTGTCCGAACTGCTTAAACAGTATACAAATTTGCAGGTTCATGAAGCTGAAGACGGTATGGCAGTTGCACCCAATTCTGTTTATGTTATCCCTGCCAACACGGAGTTAACCATACGGGGGGGCAGGTTGTATCTTAGCGAGCCGGGCAGGCCCCGGGGCTTGTGCCTGTTTGTCGACATTCTGTTTCGTTCCCTGGCTCAGGAGCAAAAGGAGCGGTCTGTTTGTATCGTCCTTTCCGGCGCCGGTACCGATGGAACTCTGGGATTGAAAGCCGTCAAGGATGAGGGTGGGATGGCCATGGCCCAAGACCCCGATACAGCGGCGTATAAAAGTATGCCGCGCAATGCCATCGAATCCGGCCTTGTGGACTATGTACTGTCGCCGGATGAGATGCCGGAGTATTTAATTGCTTATATTCAACACTCTTTCGGCAAGGGCAAAAAGCTGGCGAGACTCCTTTCACGTAATGACACCGACTCGCTGCAACAGATATTAACCCTGATCCATGCCCATACAGGGCATGACTTCTCCGGTTATAAGCAAAGCACCATAGTGCGGCGGATTGAACGGCGTCTGGCCGTCAATCTGATTGAGAACCAGGATGATTATCTCTCTTACCTGGAGCAAAATCCCATGGAGGTGGAGGCACTCTTTAGAGAGCTACTGGTGGGAGTCACCCGTTTTTTTCGCGACCCGGAAGCTTATGCTGCACTTACGGAAAAAGTTCTCCCCCGCCTTTTTGAAAATAAAAGGCCGGGTGATTCCATACGTATTTGGGTGCCTGCCTGTTCTACCGGAGAGGAAGCTTATTCACTTGCCATCCTGCTCCAGGAATACCTGCAGGGAATGAAAAAACATTACAAAGTCCAGATATTTGCCACCGATATCGACAGTGGTGCCATAGAATATGCGCGTACCGGTCTCTATCCCGAAGGTATTGCGGCTGATGTTTCGCCGGAACGTCTGAAACGCTTTTTTACCTGGGATCCGGGCTCTAACACATACCAGGTCGGGAAGACTATTCGCAGCATGCTGGTATTTGCCGAGCAAAACGCAACCGGGGATCCGCCGTTTTCCAGGCTGGATATGATTAGCTGTCGCAACCTTCTGATTTATATGGATAATGAACTGCAGAAAAAAGTACTGCACCTGTTTCACTATGCTCTTAATCACAGCGGTTTTCTCTTTCTTGGAACATCCGAAACCATCAGTGAGTTTGGGGACTTTTTCGAGACCGTAGACCGGAAATGGCGGTTGTATCAAAGTAAGGGGATTATGGCACTACACTCGGTGCCGAAAAATTTTCTTTCGCCCCTGATTAAAAAGTGCTCACAGAACAAGGCCATCCTCAAAGACGGTAAGAGCAGCTTCAGGGAACTGGTTGAAAATGCATTATTGCAGCAATTTTCTCCTCCCAGCGTGGTCACCGACACAAACGGGGATATCCTCTACATTCACGGACGCACGGGCAAGTACCTCGAGCCAGCGCAGGGAGAAGGCAGTCTGAACATTTTAAAAATGGCACGTGAAGGGTTAAAGCTGGAGCTAAACGCTGCTATCCGTAAAGTTGTGGTGCAAAAAGAGCCCATTCATATCCCGGGACTACAAGTTATGGGGAACGGAGAAAACACCAGAGTGAATGTAACGGTAAGCCCGGTGTTTGAGGGTATTTCCGCCTTATCATCTCTGATTATGGTTGTATTTCAGGAAGTAGTGCTTCCTGAAATATGTGACAAGTGGAAAGAGGTAGCGGCCACGGGTGAAACTGTCGCAGACGAGCGGGTCTTTGCCCTGGAGAGGGAGCTTCGAAATAAGGAGGAATATCTTCAGACCGTCATAGAGGAGTTGGAGACTTCAAACGAAGAACTGCAGTCCACCAACGAGGAGTTTCAGTCCGTAAATGAAGAGTTGGAAACATCAAAGGAAGAACTGCAGTCGCTCAACGAGGAACTGATGATTGTCAACGCAGAGCTCCAGAAAAAGATCGACGAGCTATCGTGCTCCAACAACGATATGAATAACATGCTGGCCGGCACAGGCGTCGGCACGGTCTTTGTGGACCACGAGCTGAGAATAAAGCGGTTTACTCCTGTTGCCACCCAGTTGATTAATCTGATACATGCCGACCTAGGCCGCCCCATAACCCATATTGTATCTAACATAATGAACTATCATAATCTGGGTGAAGACGTGCAGGAAGTCTTGGACACCCTGAGGCCCAAGGAGGTACAAGTCCGGACCAAGTCCGAAAAGTGGTACCTGATGCGCATTCTGCCATATCGTACTTCGCAAAACGCAATCGAAGGCGCGGTAATTAATTTTATTGATTTCACGGAACAAAAAATGTTTCAGAGGATGAACCGCTTGGCCGTCGTCGTTCGTGACTCCAACGATGCGGTAACAATGCAGGATTTTGAGGGGCGGATTCTGGCCTGGAATCCGGGAGCGGAAAAAATCTACGGCTGGAGCGAGCAAGAGGCGCTGTCGATGAATATCAGGGACACGATTCCGGAAAGTGAACGAGAAAACGCACTGAAAATAATTAAGCAGCTGGCCGAAAATAAGCGCCTGGAGCCGTTCCAGGCGCGTCGCATTACCCGAGATGGACACGTTGTGGAAGTATGTATGACGGCCACAGTACTTTTGAATGAGAAAGGAGAACGTTATGCTGTTGCGACCACTGAACGGCTGGCCGGTGAATAA
- a CDS encoding DUF3231 family protein codes for MPISIFKKGDKEKIDIQEVFNIWNVLRARYYSMETVKFFMNFVHDREFDLVLNRLLNHYETQALILEQEGKKFKIEVPKRPPYKIKTSAQVDVITDSYIFRNIYNGVVSQLFSLMTAYRSTTTNDHLRGILKDDLIQHLKDFEILYKYGKLKGWQEDPPAFKSMKPVGNEPLSTTEAFHLWDNISQRYQQSQLTDFFLGFAHDKDFRAVLMLGKKTLDKQARKLEEEAVKFEIALPERPPSHVSVPMDPEPMQDRYMFNRIFTGIQEAVDLHIRATIEAIRNDSLRHMMMNFWLDEIKIYEAVLKYGKMKGWVTTPPLYNEPQ; via the coding sequence ATGCCCATATCTATTTTTAAAAAAGGCGATAAAGAAAAAATCGATATACAGGAAGTATTTAACATCTGGAATGTTCTAAGAGCAAGATATTACAGCATGGAAACCGTAAAGTTTTTCATGAACTTTGTCCATGACCGTGAATTCGACTTGGTTTTAAACCGCTTGTTAAATCATTATGAGACACAGGCACTCATTCTGGAACAGGAAGGAAAAAAATTCAAGATAGAGGTCCCTAAGAGGCCTCCGTACAAAATAAAAACATCAGCGCAGGTTGATGTGATTACGGACAGCTATATATTTCGTAATATATACAACGGTGTCGTGTCGCAGTTATTTTCCCTGATGACTGCATATCGTTCAACCACAACAAATGATCACTTGAGAGGCATTCTTAAAGATGACCTGATACAGCATCTAAAAGATTTCGAGATACTCTATAAATACGGAAAACTAAAAGGATGGCAGGAAGATCCCCCCGCTTTTAAGTCTATGAAACCCGTGGGTAATGAGCCTTTGTCCACAACGGAGGCATTTCATCTTTGGGACAACATAAGTCAGAGATATCAACAATCACAACTCACAGACTTTTTTCTCGGCTTTGCGCATGACAAAGATTTCAGGGCTGTTTTAATGCTTGGCAAGAAAACATTAGATAAGCAGGCAAGGAAACTGGAAGAGGAGGCTGTTAAATTTGAAATAGCCTTACCCGAGCGGCCCCCTTCTCATGTATCGGTTCCCATGGATCCGGAACCAATGCAGGACAGGTATATGTTTAATAGAATATTTACAGGTATTCAGGAAGCAGTCGATTTGCATATCCGCGCTACGATTGAAGCCATCAGAAATGACTCATTACGTCACATGATGATGAACTTTTGGCTGGATGAAATAAAGATATATGAAGCGGTGCTTAAATATGGAAAGATGAAAGGGTGGGTGACCACCCCGCCGCTTTACAACGAACCACAGTAA
- a CDS encoding HD-GYP domain-containing protein, which translates to MNDKKVRFLFLRLQKHCPMTAQHSLRVAEIAQQLATTDRERALFHTCGLLHDIGKISIPISLLQKEVALTDTEVMAIRTHTALGRDILHKNSFPQQVVNAAHFHHERCLGNGYPCCLVDIPYEARVIAVADVYAALTENRAYRKAHSLQESISILKIQAEGGGLDPFITQKLISQISEDVQLYLGANAFG; encoded by the coding sequence ATGAACGACAAAAAGGTTAGATTTTTATTTTTGCGTTTACAGAAGCACTGCCCTATGACCGCTCAGCACAGTTTACGGGTAGCGGAAATTGCACAGCAGTTAGCAACTACTGATAGAGAAAGGGCGTTGTTTCATACTTGTGGACTGCTTCATGATATAGGGAAAATCAGTATCCCCATTAGCCTTTTGCAAAAGGAAGTTGCGCTAACAGATACTGAAGTTATGGCTATCCGCACACACACCGCTTTAGGCAGGGATATTTTACATAAAAACAGCTTTCCACAGCAGGTTGTTAACGCAGCACACTTTCACCATGAGCGTTGCCTGGGAAATGGGTATCCCTGTTGTTTGGTGGACATACCTTATGAGGCCAGGGTTATTGCTGTTGCCGATGTATATGCTGCTCTTACAGAAAACAGAGCGTATAGAAAAGCTCACTCTTTGCAAGAGTCAATTAGCATTCTAAAGATTCAGGCAGAGGGAGGTGGGCTTGATCCATTCATAACACAAAAGCTGATTTCACAAATAAGCGAAGACGTACAGTTATATTTAGGAGCTAATGCTTTCGGATAA
- a CDS encoding type II toxin-antitoxin system RelE/ParE family toxin: MESKYKLKFTSSAESDLNEIYIYISNNLLAPETAQRLMGRIEEDIYKLCDFPFRCELSRNELLREKGYRKLVIDNYIVLYLVDEESKTVIIARAFYGSMDYEKYI, translated from the coding sequence ATGGAAAGTAAATATAAGTTGAAGTTCACATCCAGTGCAGAATCTGATTTGAATGAGATTTATATTTATATCAGTAACAATTTGCTGGCACCCGAAACAGCACAACGCTTAATGGGTCGAATTGAAGAAGACATCTATAAACTTTGTGATTTCCCCTTTCGGTGTGAATTGTCAAGAAATGAACTGTTACGGGAAAAAGGCTATAGAAAATTGGTTATTGATAATTATATAGTTCTATACCTTGTTGATGAAGAAAGTAAAACTGTAATCATTGCAAGGGCTTTTTATGGCAGCATGGATTATGAGAAATATATTTAA
- a CDS encoding MFS transporter, which produces MSQDGNSVTCNSIMYSKRNLAVFFAGTFLVFINFFVSLTVLPPYLLELGGTEFQSGLQNTVFFMTAVLLRFYFGPLADRRGRKIPLLVGAFVFASAPGLFWFSSSVNMLLFSRIYQAIGLAAYLSAGSSLAADLAPPGRTGVYLGFYRNVLTLAILVGPSTALYIINQRGYGQWFLLSLIIGLFSCLLLLPVKTPKCIPAEGAGAFSDTFTVLKIPHVIKILTYIALTSLSYGALLTFVVIYITQVTAVANPGIFFSYFGLAGLLANLTVGYLSDRFGYQRVAGPILMILGAGNMVLYFLPAYPGLLIVSSLLTGIGVAGSLLVFISWLVAVAGNRLRATALSLQESTIDVTVAVGAFFVGIGSTRLGLATTFLLVGVVVFVPAIFAALQKKPGGQV; this is translated from the coding sequence GTGAGCCAAGACGGAAATTCTGTCACCTGCAACAGTATTATGTATTCAAAACGCAACCTGGCAGTTTTTTTTGCCGGGACATTTCTGGTTTTTATTAATTTCTTTGTTTCACTTACCGTTTTGCCACCGTATTTATTAGAGCTTGGCGGTACAGAATTTCAGTCAGGCCTGCAAAACACAGTATTTTTTATGACTGCAGTGCTGCTCCGTTTTTACTTTGGGCCCCTGGCAGACAGAAGAGGCAGAAAAATCCCTTTACTGGTGGGCGCCTTTGTTTTTGCATCTGCCCCGGGACTTTTCTGGTTCAGCTCCAGCGTCAACATGCTTTTATTTTCACGCATATATCAGGCTATCGGTCTGGCGGCATATCTTTCCGCCGGCAGTTCTTTGGCGGCAGATTTAGCGCCGCCGGGGAGAACCGGCGTATATTTGGGATTCTACCGCAATGTTTTAACTCTTGCTATATTAGTGGGGCCTTCCACCGCCCTTTATATAATTAATCAAAGGGGTTATGGCCAATGGTTTTTACTTAGTTTGATAATCGGCCTTTTTTCGTGCCTGCTGCTGCTACCGGTAAAAACTCCAAAATGTATTCCGGCAGAAGGGGCAGGAGCATTTTCTGATACATTTACGGTATTAAAAATACCTCACGTTATAAAGATTCTAACTTATATTGCCCTAACTTCTCTGAGTTACGGTGCCCTGTTGACATTTGTAGTTATCTATATTACCCAGGTCACCGCAGTTGCTAATCCGGGTATATTCTTTTCTTACTTTGGGTTGGCCGGGCTTCTGGCCAATTTGACGGTAGGCTATTTGTCCGACCGCTTTGGTTATCAGAGGGTGGCCGGGCCGATTCTGATGATACTTGGCGCAGGCAATATGGTATTATACTTTCTGCCCGCTTATCCGGGGTTACTGATTGTCAGCAGTTTGCTGACCGGAATTGGTGTGGCGGGAAGTCTGTTGGTTTTTATTTCCTGGCTTGTGGCGGTGGCGGGTAACCGTTTGCGCGCCACCGCCTTAAGTCTTCAGGAAAGCACCATTGATGTTACTGTGGCTGTGGGCGCATTCTTTGTTGGCATCGGTAGCACAAGGTTAGGCCTGGCAACAACTTTTTTGCTGGTAGGAGTGGTGGTTTTTGTGCCGGCAATTTTTGCAGCTCTGCAGAAAAAACCTGGGGGTCAGGTTTAA
- a CDS encoding chemotaxis protein CheW translates to MNQSSHTSVSEQLIVLFNLNNEEFALPVNQVREVIKIPEVTKLPGTADYVQGVVTIRGKVIPVINLKKRFRLPVNGIQESSKIIIAESGREVVGLIVDHVNEVKKINLHEIQMQPQIIEQTANRYIEGVVFEKEDMYIIINLEKIFAINELLQLSSNISGNEVVIT, encoded by the coding sequence ATGAATCAGAGCAGTCACACAAGTGTTTCTGAGCAATTGATTGTGTTATTTAATTTAAATAATGAGGAATTTGCTCTGCCTGTAAATCAGGTTAGAGAGGTAATTAAGATTCCTGAAGTTACTAAATTGCCTGGAACAGCAGATTATGTTCAAGGAGTTGTAACAATACGGGGCAAGGTTATACCCGTGATAAATCTGAAAAAACGATTTAGGCTGCCTGTTAATGGGATTCAAGAATCATCAAAAATCATAATTGCCGAAAGTGGCAGGGAAGTTGTTGGCTTAATAGTAGACCATGTTAATGAAGTAAAAAAGATAAACTTACATGAGATCCAAATGCAGCCTCAGATTATTGAGCAAACAGCAAACCGCTATATTGAAGGAGTTGTTTTTGAAAAAGAAGATATGTACATTATTATTAACTTAGAAAAAATATTTGCTATTAATGAACTACTACAACTGAGTTCTAATATCTCAGGCAATGAAGTAGTGATAACTTAA
- a CDS encoding methyl-accepting chemotaxis protein has protein sequence MLRNVSLKFKFVLMFLLIGLIPAISVAGLSYYNSRSNIESEVFSSLEMFADSNSSQVQDYFVQREADARVFVSSTNVFESLNVLREGEWSESDEDWLAHKSELDRFTRLVVEEYGYSFIFLTNPQGIAVYSTESGIEGADLTGRDYLQRSLNGELNWSDLFYSDVIEENAMVLSLPVRENGLSGEMVGTANFAIRQGVLDGIIHRGIDDLGETGNSYLIDAQGLMLSNAMQGDLSQDAALVETIDTESVRMLSGPISQGEVDYHENGLYTDYLGNNVLGQVEVVRLGSDYAGLVIEISEDEAFASANTMRRLMITIISVAIILVVVAGVFIATNTAKPIIAIAEVAQQVAGGDFTVSTDIKRNDEIGQLGNAFNTMNDNLRQLIRQAVQTATGVNEGSEALSQAVESVSASLEEVAASTNQFSSNTQEMSASSQEMAELSNRVATNAADGSAAVDNAVQQMSAINTMVEELRTVIGALDKRSQDIGNIVGLITDVSEQTNLLALNAAIEAARAGEQGRGFAVVAEEVRKLAEQSRSAAEEISKLVRETQEETSHAVNSMEKGVDTVRSGSEVVLASGETFKEIVNSVNSIVQKIEVVSGAAEEISAGSEEIAASTEEQTSVMEEINASAEELRENADALIKELNRFKYS, from the coding sequence ATGTTAAGAAATGTCAGCTTAAAGTTTAAATTTGTTTTGATGTTTCTTTTGATTGGGCTGATTCCGGCAATATCTGTTGCGGGACTGTCTTATTATAATTCAAGGAGCAATATAGAATCAGAAGTCTTTTCATCATTAGAGATGTTTGCCGATTCGAACAGTTCTCAAGTTCAAGATTACTTTGTGCAGCGGGAAGCAGATGCACGGGTTTTTGTGTCATCAACTAATGTTTTTGAATCACTTAATGTGCTCAGAGAAGGAGAATGGAGTGAATCAGATGAGGATTGGCTGGCACATAAAAGTGAATTAGACAGGTTTACCAGGCTAGTGGTGGAGGAGTACGGGTACAGCTTTATTTTTCTCACAAATCCACAGGGCATAGCAGTTTATAGTACTGAGTCCGGAATTGAGGGTGCAGACTTAACTGGGCGGGACTATTTGCAGAGATCACTTAACGGAGAGCTTAACTGGTCTGATTTATTTTACTCTGATGTCATCGAAGAAAATGCAATGGTACTTTCACTGCCTGTAAGAGAAAATGGCCTGTCCGGAGAAATGGTTGGGACAGCGAATTTTGCCATCAGGCAGGGAGTATTGGATGGTATTATTCACAGGGGAATCGACGATTTGGGTGAAACTGGGAATTCTTATCTAATAGACGCACAGGGACTTATGTTGTCAAATGCCATGCAGGGGGACCTTTCACAAGATGCTGCTTTAGTTGAAACAATTGACACAGAATCTGTGCGTATGCTATCAGGGCCAATCAGTCAGGGAGAAGTAGATTATCACGAAAACGGTCTGTATACAGACTATCTGGGGAATAATGTCCTTGGACAAGTGGAAGTTGTGCGCCTCGGCAGCGATTATGCAGGTCTGGTGATAGAAATCAGCGAGGACGAGGCTTTTGCCAGTGCTAACACCATGAGACGCCTTATGATTACGATAATTTCTGTTGCTATTATTCTTGTGGTTGTTGCGGGTGTCTTTATTGCAACCAACACGGCCAAGCCGATTATAGCCATAGCAGAAGTGGCTCAGCAGGTAGCAGGCGGTGACTTTACTGTGTCAACGGACATTAAAAGAAATGATGAAATTGGACAATTGGGTAATGCCTTTAATACCATGAATGACAACTTGCGTCAGCTCATTCGCCAGGCTGTGCAAACAGCTACAGGTGTTAATGAGGGCAGTGAAGCATTGTCTCAGGCTGTAGAATCAGTAAGTGCTTCACTGGAAGAGGTGGCTGCCAGTACTAATCAGTTTTCCAGCAACACTCAGGAGATGAGTGCAAGTTCTCAGGAAATGGCCGAGCTGTCAAATCGAGTAGCAACAAATGCTGCAGACGGTAGCGCAGCCGTGGATAACGCAGTTCAGCAAATGAGTGCTATTAATACTATGGTTGAAGAACTGAGAACTGTCATTGGGGCCCTGGACAAGCGTTCGCAGGATATCGGCAATATCGTAGGGCTTATTACCGATGTTTCGGAACAGACAAACTTGTTAGCGTTAAATGCAGCGATTGAAGCTGCCCGAGCAGGTGAGCAGGGTCGGGGATTTGCAGTTGTGGCAGAGGAAGTACGTAAGCTTGCTGAGCAGTCTCGTTCTGCTGCCGAAGAAATATCAAAGCTGGTACGTGAGACGCAGGAAGAAACCAGCCATGCAGTAAATAGTATGGAAAAGGGCGTGGATACGGTTCGTAGCGGTTCTGAAGTTGTTCTGGCTAGCGGTGAAACATTCAAAGAAATTGTCAATAGCGTAAATAGCATTGTACAAAAAATTGAAGTGGTTTCAGGAGCGGCGGAAGAGATTAGTGCAGGCAGTGAAGAAATTGCCGCCTCAACAGAAGAGCAGACCTCAGTTATGGAGGAAATTAACGCCTCTGCTGAGGAGCTGAGGGAAAATGCCGATGCTCTGATTAAGGAGCTGAATCGGTTCAAATATAGTTAA